In Saccharomyces cerevisiae S288C chromosome V, complete sequence, one DNA window encodes the following:
- the RTR1 gene encoding RNA polymerase II subunit B1 CTD phosphatase RTR1 (Dual specificity protein phosphatase; dephosphorylates T1 and S5 in C-terminal domain (CTD) of RNA polymerase II largest subunit, Rpo21p; autoregulates turnover of its mRNA; has a cysteine-rich motif required for function and conserved in eukaryotes; shuttles between the nucleus and cytoplasm; RTR1 has a paralog, RTR2, that arose from the whole genome duplication) — protein MATIEDIKETALIPFQKHRQLSMHEAEVITLEIIGLLCDSECKDEKTLKYLGRFLTPDMYQDLVDERNLNKRCGYPLCGKSPERIRDPFSMNDTTKKFLLENNPYAYLSHYCSKFHFRCSQFYQVQLSDEALFARTGVHLFEDPEQDKHDIDFKVTLFEELLREKASEEDIKSLISGLKKLGLNPDSGTTEKDDTELEDDLSKWLAQIKIVENDNPSILGDFTRED, from the coding sequence ATGGCGACGATTGAAGATATTAAGGAAACGGCGTTAATCCCTTTCCAAAAGCACAGGCAACTTTCCATGCATGAAGCAGAAGTTATAACTTTAGAGATTATAGGCTTATTATGTGATTCAGAATGCAAGGATGAGAAAAcattgaaatatttggGCCGATTTCTCACACCGGATATGTATCAAGACCTAGTAGATGAGAGGAATCTAAACAAAAGATGCGGATATCCTCTTTGCGGTAAATCGCCAGAAAGAATACGTGAtccattttcaatgaatGATACTACtaagaaatttttattagaAAACAATCCGTATGCATATTTGTCGCACTATTGCAGTAAGTTCCATTTTAGATGTTCCCAATTTTATCAAGTGCAACTATCTGATGAAGCTTTATTTGCAAGAACAGGGGTTCACCTATTTGAAGATCCTGAACAGGACAAACACGATATAGATTTCAAAGTGACTTTGTTTGAAGAGTTGCTAAGAGAAAAGGCATCCGAAGAAGACATTAAATCATTGATATCCGGTCTCAAAAAGTTAGGATTAAATCCTGACAGTGGGACTACAGAAAAAGATGATACTGAGCTGGAAGATGATTTATCGAAGTGGTTGGCACAAATCAAAATTGTTGAGAATGATAATCCCAGCATTTTGGGTGATTTCACAAGGGAAGATTGA
- a CDS encoding uncharacterized protein (hypothetical protein; YER138W-A has a paralog, YBL107W-A, that arose from a single-locus duplication): MIIIFIELCRIADSLLWIPKSSRRTSSISTYLIL, from the coding sequence atgataataatatttatagaattgtgtagaattgcagattcccttttatggattcctaaatcctcgaggagaacttctagtatatctacatacctaatattataa
- the EMP65 gene encoding Emp65p (Integral membrane protein of the ER; forms an ER-membrane associated protein complex with Slp1p; identified along with SLP1 in a screen for mutants defective in the unfolded protein response (UPR); proposed to function in the folding of integral membrane proteins; interacts genetically with MPS3; the authentic, non-tagged protein is detected in highly purified mitochondria in high-throughput studies), whose protein sequence is MQHKDTAVAKDTAKKRLLRRNSAPSAIHIISRLDKKWSFLWNTIDRHNIVEEQDESSAAKSEEEHEDDYELEQLLNMIRIPMFLEKFMLFALLTSLDCFLYYFTVLPIRLIKGYVKQFKSYRQHYRLQQRSGHKNKIPFRYRITSREYKERCMIFIIVISSILLSKLDTSKLYHRIKRQSTMKLYMLFSVLEMADKMLASLGQSLLTVMLSRKNSERILLHKCLLVSMSLTYVTIHGYVLVYQAISLNIAVNSYSNALLTLLLSMQFAEIKSSVLKKFDKEGFFQITIADVVERFKLTLLLSITGLRNLQSWSSSLSNTSINFWSPRSTLSIVINILCGPMVSVVGSEVLVDWAKHAYITKFNRIRPQIYDKFYYIIYKDYSTRTHKLEDRLGLPLPAFVVLFIVMVRPTLFKSSEPSYLPSLFRILFMGASVFLLALLAKFTLDLILIKWSKRIEQRFRDQAFNTVVTEEEYVPGLLSGGMGKVDVSTRIALHSDYNKENRIETESVSPMRKRKTTLTAECTPPSLNDIRRQKDSKNPRSLENVARYKMVSKRIW, encoded by the coding sequence ATGCAACACAAGGATACGGCAGTAGCGAAGGACACAGCTAAAAAACGTTTACTGAGAAGAAATAGTGCGCCGTCAGCTATACATATAATTTCACGATTAGACAAAAAGTGGTCCTTCCTATGGAATACTATAGATAGACACAATATTGTTGAAGAGCAAGATGAAAGTAGCGCTGCAAAAAGCGAAGAAGAACATGAGGATGATTATGAATTGGAACAATTACTCAACATGATAAGAATACCAATGTTCCTGGAAAAGTTCATGCTCTTTGCACTTTTAACAAGCTTGGACTGTTTTTTGTATTACTTTACTGTATTACCGATACGACTGATAAAGGGATATGTAAAGCAATTCAAGAGTTATCGTCAGCATTATCGCCTGCAACAACGGTCTGGGcataagaataaaatacCCTTTCGATATAGAATAACTTCAAGAGAATATAAAGAGAGATGTATGATTTTTATCATCGTGATTTCATCCATTTTGTTGAGCAAACTAGACACCTCAAAACTATATCACAGGATAAAACGGCAAAGTACGATGAAATTGTACATGCTATTCAGTGTACTGGAAATGGCGGACAAAATGTTGGCAAGTTTGGGCCAGAGCTTATTAACGGTTATGCTTTCTAGGAAAAACTCGGAACGGATATTACTGCATAAATGTTTGTTAGTGTCAATGAGCTTGACATATGTGACTATACACGGCTATGTATTGGTTTACCAGGCCATTTCATTAAACATAGCCGTGAATTCGTATTCCAATGCCTTGCTAACTTTATTACTATCCATGCAATTTGCAGAAATCAAATCATCGgttttaaagaaatttgataaggagggatttttccaaataaCCATTGCAGACGTAGTGGAAAGATTTAAGTTGACCTTATTATTGTCAATAACTGGCCTTAGGAACCTCCAGTCGTGgtcatcttcattatcgAACACAAGCATCAATTTCTGGAGTCCACGTTCCACATTATCAATCGTCATTAACATACTTTGTGGGCCGATGGTAAGCGTGGTAGGGAGTGAAGTGTTAGTGGATTGGGCAAAGCATGCTTACATCACAAAATTCAATCGGATCCGCCCACAGATATATGATAAGTtctattatataatatacaAGGATTATTCTACGAGAACGCACAAATTAGAAGATAGATTGGGATTGCCTTTACCTGCATTCGTTGTCCTTTTTATTGTAATGGTGAGGCCAACACTTTTTAAATCATCGGAACCTTCTTACCTTCCTTCGCTATTTAGGATCCTCTTCATGGGGGCATCCGTGTTTTTACTAGCATTGTTGGCAAAATTTACACTAGATCTTATTTTAATCAAATGGAGCAAACGGATAGAGCAACGGTTCAGAGACCAAGCTTTCAATACCGTTGTaactgaagaagaatacgTCCCAGGTTTACTCTCGGGCGGTATGGGTAAAGTCGACGTGTCTACAAGAATTGCATTACATTCTGATTACAATAAAGAGAATCGTATAGAGACCGAAAGTGTATCGCCAATGcggaaaagaaaaactacTTTAACTGCTGAATGTACTCCTCCTAGCCTAAATGATATTAGAAGACAGAAAGATTCCAAGAATCCACGATCGCTTGAAAATGTCGCTCGCTATAAAATGGTTTCTAAAAGAATATGGTAA
- a CDS encoding gag protein (Retrotransposon TYA Gag gene co-transcribed with TYB Pol; translated as TYA or TYA-TYB polyprotein; Gag is a nucleocapsid protein that is the structural constituent of virus-like particles (VLPs); similar to retroviral Gag) — MESQQLSQHSPISHGSACASVTSKEVHTNQDPLDVSASKTEECEKASTKANSQQTTTPASSAVPENPHHASPQPASVPPPQNGPYPQQCMMTQNQANPSGWSFYGHPSMIPYTPYQMSPMYFPPGPQSQFPQYPSSVGTPLSTPSPESGNTFTDSSSADSDMTSTKKYVRPPPMLTSPNDFPNWVKTYIKFLQNSNLGGIIPTVNGKPVRQITDDELTFLYNTFQIFAPSQFLPTWVKDILSVDYTDIMKILSKSIEKMQSDTQEANDIVTLANLQYNGSTPADAFETKVTNIIDRLNNNGIHINNKVACQLIMRGLSGEYKFLRYTRHRHLNMTVAELFLDIHAIYEEQQGSRNSKPNYRRNLSDEKNDSRSYTNTTKPKVIARNPQKTNNSKSKTARAHNVSTSNNSPSTDNDSISKSTTEPIQLNNKHDLHLRPGTY, encoded by the coding sequence atggaatcccaacaattatctcaacattcacccatttctcatggtagcgcctgtgcttcggttacttctaaggaagtccacacaaatcaagatccgttagacgtttcagcttccaaaacagaagaatgTGAGAAGGCTTCCACTAAGGCTAACTCTCAACAGACAACAACACCTGCttcatcagctgttccagagaacccCCATCATGCCTCTCCTCAACCTgcttcagtaccacctCCACAGAATGGGCCGTACCCACAGCAGTGCATGATGACCCAAAACCAAGCCAATCCATCTGGTTGGTCATTTTACGGACACCCATCTATGATTCCGTATAcaccttatcaaatgtcgcctatgtactttccacctgggccacaatcacagtttccgcagtatccatcatcagttggaacGCCTCTGAGCACTCCATCACCTGAGTCAggtaatacatttactgattcatcctcagcggactctgatatgacatccactaaaaaatatgtcagaccaccaccaatgttaacctcacctaatgactttccaaattgggttaaaacatacatcaaatttttacaaaactcgaatctcggtggtattattccgACAGTAAACGGAAAACCCGTACGTCAGatcactgatgatgaactcaccttcttgtataacacttttcaaatatttgctcccTCTCAATTCCTACCTACCTGGGTCAAAGACATCCTATCCGTTGATTATAcggatatcatgaaaattctttccaaaagtattgaaaaaatgcaatctgATACCCAAGAGGCAAACGACATTGTGACCctggcaaatttgcaatataatggcagtacacctgcagatgcatttgaaacaaaagtcacaaacattatcgacagactgaacaataatggcattcatatcaataacaaggtcgcatgccaattaattatgagaggtctatctggcgaatataaatttttacgctaCACACGTCATCGAcatctaaatatgacagtcgctgaactgttcttagatatccatgctatttatgaagaacaacagggatcgagaaacagcaaacctaattacaggagaaatctgagtgatgagaagaatgattctcgcagctatacgaatacaaccaaacccaaagttatagctcggaatcctcaaaaaacaaataattcgaaatcgaaaacagcCAGGGCTCACAATGTATCCACATCTAATAACTCTCCCAGCACGGACAACGATTCcatcagtaaatcaactactgaaccgattcaattgaacaataagcaCGACCTTCACCTTAGGCCAGGAACTTACTGA
- a CDS encoding gag-pol fusion protein (Retrotransposon TYA Gag and TYB Pol genes; transcribed/translated as one unit; polyprotein is processed to make a nucleocapsid-like protein (Gag), reverse transcriptase (RT), protease (PR), and integrase (IN); similar to retroviral genes) codes for MESQQLSQHSPISHGSACASVTSKEVHTNQDPLDVSASKTEECEKASTKANSQQTTTPASSAVPENPHHASPQPASVPPPQNGPYPQQCMMTQNQANPSGWSFYGHPSMIPYTPYQMSPMYFPPGPQSQFPQYPSSVGTPLSTPSPESGNTFTDSSSADSDMTSTKKYVRPPPMLTSPNDFPNWVKTYIKFLQNSNLGGIIPTVNGKPVRQITDDELTFLYNTFQIFAPSQFLPTWVKDILSVDYTDIMKILSKSIEKMQSDTQEANDIVTLANLQYNGSTPADAFETKVTNIIDRLNNNGIHINNKVACQLIMRGLSGEYKFLRYTRHRHLNMTVAELFLDIHAIYEEQQGSRNSKPNYRRNLSDEKNDSRSYTNTTKPKVIARNPQKTNNSKSKTARAHNVSTSNNSPSTDNDSISKSTTEPIQLNNKHDLHLGQELTESTVNHTNHSDDELPGHLLLDSGASRTLIRSAHHIHSASSNPDINVVDAQKRNIPINAIGDLQFHFQDNTKTSIKVLHTPNIAYDLLSLNELAAVDITACFTKNVLERSDGTVLAPIVKYGDFYWVSKKYLLPSNISVPTINNVHTSESTRKYPYPFIHRMLAHANAQTIRYSLKNNTITYFNESDVDWSSAIDYQCPDCLIGKSTKHRHIKGSRLKYQNSYEPFQYLHTDIFGPVHNLPKSAPSYFISFTDETTKFRWVYPLHDRREDSILDVFTTILAFIKNQFQASVLVIQMDRGSEYTNRTLHKFLEKNGITPCYTTTADSRAHGVAERLNRTLLDDCRTQLQCSGLPNHLWFSAIEFSTIVRNSLASPKSKKSARQHAGLAGLDISTLLPFGQPVIVNDHNPNSKIHPRGIPGYALHPSRNSYGYIIYLPSLKKTVDTTNYVILQGKESRLDQFNYDALTFDEDLNRLTASYQSFIASNEIQQSDDLNIESDHDFQSDIELHPEQPRNVLSKAVSPTDSTPPSTHTEDSKRVSKTNIRAPREVDPNISESNILPSKKRSSTPQISNIESTGSGGMHKLNVPLLAPMSQSNTHESSHASKSKDFRHSDSYSENETNHTNVPISSTGGTNNKTVPQISDQETEKRIIHRSPSIDASPPENNSSHNIVPIKTPTTVSEQNTEESIIADLPLPDLPPESPTEFPDPFKELPPINSHQTNSSLGGIGDSNAYTTINSKKRSLEDNETEIKVSRDTWNTKNMRSLEPPRSKKRIHLIAAVKAVKSIKPIRTTLRYDEAITYNKDIKEKEKYIEAYHKEVNQLLKMKTWDTDEYYDRKEIDPKRVINSMFIFNKKRDGTHKARFVARGDIQHPDTYDSGMQSNTVHHYALMTSLSLALDNNYYITQLDISSAYLYADIKEELYIRPPPHLGMNDKLIRLKKSLYGLKQSGANWYETIKSYLIKQCGMEEVRGWSCVFKNSQVTICLFVDDMILFSKDLNANKKIITTLKKQYDTKIINLGESDNEIQYDILGLEIKYQRGKYMKLGMENSLTEKIPKLNVPLNPKGRKLSAPGQPGLYIDQDELEIDEDEYKEKVHEMQKLIGLASYVGYKFRFDLLYYINTLAQHILFPSRQVLDMTYELIQFMWDTRDKQLIWHKNKPTEPDNKLVAISDASYGNQPYYKSQIGNIYLLNGKVIGGKSTKASLTCTSTTEAEIHAISESVPLLNNLSYLIQELNKKPIIKGLLTDSRSTISIIKSTNEEKFRNRFFGTKAMRLRDEVSGNNLYVYYIETKKNIADVMTKPLPIKTFKLLTNKWIH; via the exons atggaatcccaacaattatctcaacattcacccatttctcatggtagcgcctgtgcttcggttacttctaaggaagtccacacaaatcaagatccgttagacgtttcagcttccaaaacagaagaatgTGAGAAGGCTTCCACTAAGGCTAACTCTCAACAGACAACAACACCTGCttcatcagctgttccagagaacccCCATCATGCCTCTCCTCAACCTgcttcagtaccacctCCACAGAATGGGCCGTACCCACAGCAGTGCATGATGACCCAAAACCAAGCCAATCCATCTGGTTGGTCATTTTACGGACACCCATCTATGATTCCGTATAcaccttatcaaatgtcgcctatgtactttccacctgggccacaatcacagtttccgcagtatccatcatcagttggaacGCCTCTGAGCACTCCATCACCTGAGTCAggtaatacatttactgattcatcctcagcggactctgatatgacatccactaaaaaatatgtcagaccaccaccaatgttaacctcacctaatgactttccaaattgggttaaaacatacatcaaatttttacaaaactcgaatctcggtggtattattccgACAGTAAACGGAAAACCCGTACGTCAGatcactgatgatgaactcaccttcttgtataacacttttcaaatatttgctcccTCTCAATTCCTACCTACCTGGGTCAAAGACATCCTATCCGTTGATTATAcggatatcatgaaaattctttccaaaagtattgaaaaaatgcaatctgATACCCAAGAGGCAAACGACATTGTGACCctggcaaatttgcaatataatggcagtacacctgcagatgcatttgaaacaaaagtcacaaacattatcgacagactgaacaataatggcattcatatcaataacaaggtcgcatgccaattaattatgagaggtctatctggcgaatataaatttttacgctaCACACGTCATCGAcatctaaatatgacagtcgctgaactgttcttagatatccatgctatttatgaagaacaacagggatcgagaaacagcaaacctaattacaggagaaatctgagtgatgagaagaatgattctcgcagctatacgaatacaaccaaacccaaagttatagctcggaatcctcaaaaaacaaataattcgaaatcgaaaacagcCAGGGCTCACAATGTATCCACATCTAATAACTCTCCCAGCACGGACAACGATTCcatcagtaaatcaactactgaaccgattcaattgaacaataagcaCGACCTTCAC TTAGGCCAGGAACTTACTGAATCTACGGTAAATCACACTaatcattctgatgatgaactccctggacacctccttctcgattcaggagcatcacgaacccttataagatctgctcatcacatacactcagcatcatctaatcctgacataaacgtagttgatgctcaaaaaagaaatataccaattaacgctattggtgacctacaatttcacttccaggacaacaccaaaacatcaataaaggtattgcacactcctaacatagcctatgacttactcagtttgaatgaattggctgcagtagatatcacagcatgctttaccaaaaacgtcTTAGAACGATCTGACGGCACTGTACTTGCACCTATCGTAAAatatggagacttttactgggtatctaaaaagtacttgcttccatcaaatatctccgtacccaccatcaataatgtccatacaagtgaaagtacacgcaaatatccttatcctttcattcatcgaatgcttgcacatgccaatgcacagacaattcgatactcacttaaaaataacaccatcacgtattttaacgaatcagatgtcgactggtctagtgctattgactatcaatgtcctgattgtttaatcggcaaaagcaccaaacacagacatatcaaaggttcacgactaaaataccaaaattcatacgaaccctttcaatacctacatactgacatatttggtccagttcacaacctaccaaaaagtgcaccatcctatttcatctcatttactgatgagacaacaaaattccgtTGGGTTTATCCATTACACGACCGTCGCGAGGACTCTATCCtcgatgtttttactaCGATACTAGCTTTTATTAAGAACCAGTTTCAGGCCAGTGTCTTGGTTATACAAATGGACCGTGGTTCTGAGTATACTAACAGAACTctccataaattccttgaaaaaaatggtataactccatgctatacaaccacaGCGGATTCCCGAGCACATGGAGTCGCTGAACGGCTCAACCGTACCTTATTAGATGACTGCCGTACTCAACTGCAATGTAGTGGTTTACCGAACCATTTATGGTTCTCTgcaatcgaattttctactattgtgagaaattcactagcttcacctaaaagcaaaaaatctgcaagacaacatgctggcttggcaggacttgatatcagtactttgttacctttcggtcaacctgttatcgtcaatgatcacaaccctaactccaaaatacatcctcgtggcaTCCCAGGCTACGCTCTACATCCGTCtcgaaactcttatggatatatcatctatcttccatccttaaagaagacagtagatacaactaactatgttattcttcagggcaaggaatccagattagatcaattcaattacgacgcactcactttcgatgaagacttAAACCGTTTAACTGCTTCATATCAATCGTTCATTGCGTCAAATGAGATCCAACAATCCGATGATCTTAACATAGAATCTGACCATGACTTCCAATCTGACATCGAACTACATCCTGAGCAACCGAGAAAtgtcctttcaaaagctgtgagTCCAACCGATTCCACACCTCCGTCAACTCATACTGAAGATTCGAAACGTGTTTctaaaaccaatattcgcgcacccagagaagttgaccccaacatatctgaatctaatattcttccatcaaagaagagatctagcaccccccaaatttccaatatcgAGAGTACCGGTTCGGGTGGTATGcataaattaaatgttcctttacttGCTCCCATGTCCCAATCTAACACACATGAGTCGTCGCACGccagtaaatctaaagatttcagacacTCAGACTCGTACAGTGAAAATGAGACTAATCATACAAACGTACCAATATCCAGTACGGGTggtaccaacaacaaaactgtTCCGCAGATAAGTGACCAAGAGACtgagaaaaggattataCACCGTTCACCTTCAATCGATGCTTCTCCACcggaaaataattcatcgcACAATATTGTTCCTATCAAAACGCCAACTACTGTTTCTGAACAGAATACCGAGGAATCTATCATCGCTGATCTCCCACTCCCTGATCTACCTCCAGAATCTCCTACCGAATTCCCTGACCCATTTAAAGAACTCCCACCGATAAATTCTCATCaaactaattccagtttgggtggtattggtgactctaatgcctatactactatcaacagtaagaaaagatcattagaagataatgaaactgaaattaaggtatcacgagacacatggaatactaagaatatgcgtagtttagaacctccgagatcgaagaaacgaattcacctgattgcagctgtaaaagcagtaaaatcaatcaaaccaatacgGACAACCTTACGATACGATGAGGCAATCacctataataaagatattaaagaaaaagaaaaatatatcgaggcataccacaaagaagtcaatcaactgttgaagatgaaaacttgggACACTGACGAATAttatgacagaaaagaaatagaccctaaaagagtaataaactcaatgtttatcttcaacaagaaaCGTGACGGTACTCAtaaagctagatttgttgcaagaggtgaTATTCAGCATCCTGACACTTACGACTCAGGCatgcaatccaataccgtacatcactatgcattaatgacatccctgtcacttgcattagacaataactactatattacacaattagacatatcttcggcatatttgtatgcagacatcaaagaagaattatacataagacctccaccacatttaggaatgaatgataagttgatacgtttgaagaaatcactttatggattgaaacaaagtggagCGAACTGGTacgaaactatcaaatcatacctgataaaacagtgtggtatggaagaagttcgtggatggtcatgcgtatttaagaatagtcaagtaacaatatgtttatttgttgacgacatgattttattcagcaaagacttaaatgcaaataagaaaatcataacaacactcaagaaacaatacgatacaaagataataaatctgggtgaaagtgataacgaaattcagtacgacatacttggcttagaaatcaaatatcaaagaggtaaatacatgaaattaggtatggaaaactcattaactgagaaaatacccaaattaaacgtacctttgaatccaaaaggaagaaaacttagcgctccaggtcaaccaggtctttatatagaccaggatgaactagaaatagatgaagatgaatacaaagagaaggtacatgaaatgcaaaagttgattggtctagcttcatatgttggatataaatttagatttgacttactatactacatcaacacacttgctcaacatatactattcccctctaggcaagttttagacatgacatatgagttgatacaattcatgtgggacactagagataaacaactgatatggcacaaaaacaaacctaccgagccagataataaactagtCGCAATAAGTGATGCTTCGTATGGCAACCAACCGTATTATAAATCACAAATTGGcaacatatatttacttaATGGAAAGgtaattggaggaaagtccACCAAGGCTTCATTAACATGTACTTCAACTAcggaagcagaaatacacgcGATAAGTGAATCTGtcccattattaaataatctAAGTTACCTGATAcaagaacttaacaagaaaccaattattaaaGGCTTACTTACTGATAGTAGATCAACgatcagtataattaagtctacaaatgaagagaaatttagaaacagattttttggcacaaaggcaatgagacttagagatgaagtatcaggtaataatttatacgtatactacatcgagaccaagaagaacattgctgatgtgatgacaaaacctcttccgataaaaacatttaaactattaactaacaaatggattcattag